The DNA region CCGTGGAGACCGAGATCATTTGCAACGAATTGAAGACCGGCGGCGCGACGTACATTCCCGAATGGCAATATCCCGACATGGACTTTTACTCCGTTCACTTCCCCGGCACTTCGCAATACGATGGCTTGGATTGGCAGACCTGGGCGATTGGCATGGCACCCGTGGATGGTGTGCTATACATCACTGCTCTCTCTCCCTTTGTTTGGGAGCCGTAAATGTAGGTCGCGCTTTAAGCGCGACCTACATCCGTCCGTTAATGTAAGAAACTCCCATCTGTGATATTCTATAAAAGATATTATTGCGAAAAGTTGCAATAAGGATATTTCATGTCCTGTGCTGATTCCTACGCTCCTCAACTCCGCGCCCGCGGATATCGTATGACGCCTCAGCGGCTCGCCATTCTGCATGTTCTCCATCACTCCGGGGGGCATCTCTCCCCGACGGATGTATATGAACGTGCGCGCACGGAACTGCCTAGCCTGACCGAATCCACGGTGTATCGCACGCTGGAATTCCTTGCGAAGAATGGCTTGGCGCGCGCCGCTCGCATGTTTGGCGGACGTCTCGTCTATGAGATCGCAGGGCATGAGCATCATCACCTGAAATGCCGAAACTGTGGGAATGAAATGGAGGTGGAACACGCCTTACTGGAGGAACTTTACCGCCAACTTGAATTGGAGAGCGGTTATCGGTTGACGGATAGTCATCTTACGTTTTTCGGTCTTTGTCCAAACTGTCAAAAAGGAGAATAGAAATGTTATATGTACCAGTCCTGCTTCACATCCCGGATGGGTTTCTGAATGTGGTCGTTTCCGTGATTTTCTGGATCGCCACCATTGTCACACTTGGATTCGCCATTTCCAAAACGAACAAATCGCTCGGTGAAAAACAAATCCCGCTGATGGGTATCATGGCGGCGTTCATCTTCGCCGCGCAGATGATCAACTTCCCGGTGGCGGGCGGCACTTCCGGTCACCTGTTGGGCGGCGCGCTTGCCGCCATCGTGCTTGGTCCGTGGGCGGGAATGCTCGTGATGACCGCTGTGATTGCTGTGCAGGCGCTGCTCTTCCAGGACGGCGGTTTGCTCGTGATGGGCGCGAACATCTTCAACATGGGACTTGTCACCGCCGCCATCGGGTATGGATTGTATCGTTCGGTCATGGGGCAATCCAAAACAGTGAAACTCGGCGCGGTTGCCTTTGCTGCGTGGCTTTCGGTGATGGCAGGTGCGCTTCTGACCGCCCTGCAACTCTGGCTGAGCGGCACGTCGCAATTGCAGATTGTGATCCCTGCCATGATGGGTGTTCACGCCTTGATCGGCGTCGGCGAAGCGTTGATCACGGTCTTTGCGCTGGCGTTTATCATGCAGACCCGTCCCGACCTGCTCGGCGAAGGGTCCGAATCCGCGAAGGGAAGCCGCAACTGGATCTGGGTCGGCGGGATCGTCGCCCTGCTGGTCGTGTTGATCTCACCGTTCGCCTCTGGCGACCCCGACGGCTTGGAACGTGTCGCTGAAGATTTGGGCTTCATTGGAACCGGTCTCGACGCGCCCTATTCCATCATCCCGGATTACACCATTCCCTTCCTCGGCGAGACCGCGCTCTCGACCATCCTTGCCGGTGTGGTGGGGATCATTGTCGTGGCGGTCATTATGATCCTGATCGGGCGCGGGATGAAGGCGAAATCGTAAATAGAAAATAATGCACTTCGACGCATTCGACCGTTACCACGAAACCCAAAGTTTTCTCCACCGCCTCGACCCGCGCGTGAAGGTTTTGGTGACGGTTATCTTTATCGTT from Anaerolineales bacterium includes:
- a CDS encoding energy-coupling factor ABC transporter permease, which translates into the protein MLYVPVLLHIPDGFLNVVVSVIFWIATIVTLGFAISKTNKSLGEKQIPLMGIMAAFIFAAQMINFPVAGGTSGHLLGGALAAIVLGPWAGMLVMTAVIAVQALLFQDGGLLVMGANIFNMGLVTAAIGYGLYRSVMGQSKTVKLGAVAFAAWLSVMAGALLTALQLWLSGTSQLQIVIPAMMGVHALIGVGEALITVFALAFIMQTRPDLLGEGSESAKGSRNWIWVGGIVALLVVLISPFASGDPDGLERVAEDLGFIGTGLDAPYSIIPDYTIPFLGETALSTILAGVVGIIVVAVIMILIGRGMKAKS
- a CDS encoding Fur family transcriptional regulator, with protein sequence MSCADSYAPQLRARGYRMTPQRLAILHVLHHSGGHLSPTDVYERARTELPSLTESTVYRTLEFLAKNGLARAARMFGGRLVYEIAGHEHHHLKCRNCGNEMEVEHALLEELYRQLELESGYRLTDSHLTFFGLCPNCQKGE